A genomic segment from Anaerolineae bacterium encodes:
- a CDS encoding tetratricopeptide repeat protein, with translation AMPGRRPPGPALRQLQRANGLMMAEQFAEAAQLFHQLAQKALARGFPQAPQLTLRAAEAYFKAGDRERARGRLLAGLEMLANASRWQVLRHAGERAIVALQAQGDAALAAEVRQAMERWLAQAPPLPAMRRASQALPARCPTCGAPVHPDEVEWTHGVPLCAYCGIALTANASPE, from the coding sequence CGCGATGCCGGGCCGCCGCCCACCCGGCCCGGCGCTGCGGCAACTGCAACGGGCCAACGGCTTGATGATGGCCGAGCAGTTCGCCGAGGCCGCCCAACTGTTCCACCAACTGGCCCAAAAGGCGCTGGCGCGCGGGTTTCCCCAGGCCCCGCAACTCACCCTGAGGGCGGCTGAGGCTTACTTCAAGGCCGGGGACCGCGAAAGGGCCCGCGGGCGCCTTCTCGCCGGGCTGGAAATGCTGGCCAACGCCAGTCGCTGGCAGGTGCTGCGCCACGCCGGGGAGCGGGCCATCGTCGCCTTGCAGGCCCAAGGCGACGCCGCGCTGGCGGCCGAGGTGCGCCAGGCTATGGAACGCTGGCTGGCCCAAGCCCCTCCCCTACCGGCCATGCGCCGGGCGAGCCAAGCCCTACCTGCCCGGTGCCCTACTTGCGGCGCACCGGTCCACCCGGATGAAGTGGAATGGACGCACGGGGTGCCTTTGTGCGCCTACTGCGGCATCGCGCTGACCGCGAACGCCTCTCCCGAGTAA